The following proteins are encoded in a genomic region of Nocardioides renjunii:
- a CDS encoding lysylphosphatidylglycerol synthase domain-containing protein produces MVRWALAAAVVGGCVYLLARQGDDVATAVRRLSVGRVALAGVLGVAATMCLARMWLALLTGLGVEVGRRDAAAVFYLSQLGKYVPGSVWPVLAQVHLGARWGAPRRLMLGAGLLLLVVVTASGISVGAVLLPWASPDGLRRYWWLLVLVVPLAVLLHPRALMAVLDRLSVWSGGQSLEARVSGRGVGLAWLWAILGWVLLGGQLAVLMSAYGPLGVTDVAAAIGGIGLAWAAGLAFVPAPAGVGVREGVLLLALGPTAGVDAALAVAVASRVLLVVADVVLAATGVARHGLRDLRAS; encoded by the coding sequence GTGGTCCGGTGGGCCCTGGCTGCCGCCGTCGTCGGCGGCTGCGTCTACCTCCTGGCCCGCCAGGGCGACGACGTCGCGACGGCCGTACGCCGGCTCAGCGTCGGGCGGGTGGCGCTCGCCGGAGTGCTGGGGGTGGCGGCGACGATGTGCCTCGCCCGGATGTGGCTGGCGCTCCTCACCGGCCTCGGCGTGGAGGTCGGCCGCCGCGACGCCGCGGCCGTGTTCTACCTCAGCCAGCTCGGCAAGTACGTCCCGGGATCGGTGTGGCCGGTGCTGGCCCAGGTGCATCTCGGCGCCCGCTGGGGCGCCCCGCGCCGGCTGATGCTCGGGGCGGGCCTCCTGCTCCTGGTCGTAGTGACGGCGAGCGGCATCTCGGTCGGGGCGGTCCTGCTCCCATGGGCGAGTCCTGACGGCCTCCGGCGCTACTGGTGGCTCCTCGTCCTGGTCGTGCCCCTCGCGGTGCTGCTGCACCCGCGCGCCCTCATGGCGGTGCTCGACCGCCTGAGTGTCTGGTCGGGAGGTCAGTCGCTCGAGGCACGTGTGTCCGGACGCGGTGTCGGGCTGGCCTGGCTGTGGGCGATCCTCGGCTGGGTCCTGCTGGGTGGACAGCTGGCCGTCCTCATGAGCGCCTACGGCCCCCTCGGCGTGACCGATGTGGCGGCGGCGATCGGCGGCATCGGACTGGCGTGGGCGGCGGGCCTGGCGTTCGTCCCGGCACCCGCGGGTGTCGGCGTACGCGAAGGGGTCCTGTTGCTCGCTCTCGGACCCACGGCGGGCGTCGATGCAGCACTCGCCGTGGCGGTGGCGTCACGGGTGCTGCTGGTCGTGGCCGACGTCGTGCTCGCCGCGACGGGCGTGGCGCGCCACGGGCTGCGCGACCTCAGGGCCTCCTGA
- a CDS encoding class I SAM-dependent methyltransferase, translating into MRALPAVKDLYAGSAQGVRRMLVRYGPEIETPPVEHRWRHWAYSLGAVHDSSALVELDVPWWTYRAAAEVHAWLTARPAPVTVFEYGSGASTVWLARRADRVHSVEHHAGFAGQMQQALAEHPHAVVRVVEPVGSPRPVVPSRKEGHAGLDFESYVGAIDEVPGSFDLVVIDGRAREACLEAAVGRLAPDGMIVFDNSRRQRYREAIRRSGLRERVLRGLTPSLPYPEQTSLLRRP; encoded by the coding sequence ATGCGCGCGCTCCCGGCGGTCAAGGACCTCTACGCGGGCTCCGCCCAGGGCGTTCGACGCATGCTCGTGCGCTACGGCCCCGAGATCGAGACACCGCCGGTCGAGCATCGCTGGCGGCACTGGGCGTACAGCCTGGGAGCGGTCCACGACTCGTCGGCGCTGGTCGAGCTGGACGTCCCGTGGTGGACCTACCGTGCGGCCGCCGAGGTGCACGCGTGGCTGACGGCCCGGCCGGCACCGGTGACGGTCTTCGAGTACGGCTCCGGTGCAAGCACGGTGTGGCTGGCACGCCGGGCGGACCGGGTGCACAGCGTCGAGCACCACGCCGGATTCGCAGGCCAGATGCAGCAGGCGCTCGCCGAGCACCCGCACGCGGTCGTCCGCGTCGTCGAGCCGGTGGGCAGTCCCCGTCCGGTCGTGCCGTCCCGCAAGGAGGGTCACGCTGGCCTGGACTTCGAGTCGTACGTCGGCGCCATCGATGAGGTGCCGGGCTCGTTCGACCTGGTGGTCATCGACGGTCGTGCCCGCGAGGCCTGCCTCGAGGCAGCGGTGGGGCGGCTGGCCCCGGACGGGATGATCGTCTTCGACAACAGCCGGCGTCAGCGCTATCGCGAGGCGATCCGCCGGTCGGGCCTCCGGGAGCGCGTCCTGCGGGGACTCACCCCGAGCCTGCCCTATCCCGAGCAGACGTCGCTGCTCAGGAGGCCCTGA
- a CDS encoding glycosyltransferase family 2 protein — MKLIVQIPCLNEEQTLPAVLASIPRRIPGIDEIEILVIDDGCTDNTVAVAQEHGVTQFVHHSRTQGLGRSFRDGVMRSLELGADIVVNTDGDNQYPQERIPDLVRPIVEKRADLVIADRQTHLIEHFSPTKKLLQRIGSAVVNRAAGTDLPDAASGFRAYSRESLMVLNTITRFSYCMETIIQAGNKRLKIDSIPITTNPRSRDSRLFGSTREHVLKSMAAIVRSFMMYKPYVLFAWVTAVLGVLGLIPFARYGVLWIRDREDGHLQSLLVGAVLLILAFMSLMLGVISDLIRANRVLIEDNLEHTKRSRFQVPFPGADMSSPPAPPPSLVPDRAADS; from the coding sequence CTCCATCCCGCGCCGGATCCCCGGGATCGACGAGATCGAGATCCTCGTCATCGATGACGGCTGCACCGACAACACGGTGGCAGTCGCCCAGGAGCACGGTGTCACCCAGTTCGTCCACCACTCCCGCACGCAGGGCCTCGGACGCTCCTTCAGGGACGGGGTGATGCGCTCGCTCGAGCTCGGTGCGGACATCGTGGTCAACACCGACGGCGACAACCAGTACCCGCAGGAGCGGATCCCGGACCTCGTCCGGCCGATCGTCGAGAAGCGCGCGGACCTGGTGATCGCGGACCGGCAGACCCACCTGATCGAGCACTTCTCACCGACCAAGAAGCTGCTCCAGCGGATCGGCAGCGCCGTGGTCAACCGCGCAGCGGGCACCGACCTCCCCGACGCGGCCAGCGGCTTCCGGGCCTACTCCCGCGAGAGCCTGATGGTGCTCAACACCATCACCCGCTTCAGCTACTGCATGGAGACGATCATCCAGGCGGGCAACAAGCGTCTGAAGATCGACAGCATCCCGATCACCACCAACCCGAGGTCGCGGGACTCACGGCTGTTCGGCTCGACGCGGGAGCACGTGCTGAAGTCGATGGCCGCCATCGTGCGCTCCTTCATGATGTACAAGCCCTACGTGCTGTTCGCATGGGTGACAGCAGTGCTGGGCGTCCTGGGCCTCATCCCCTTCGCGAGGTACGGCGTGCTGTGGATCCGCGACCGCGAGGACGGCCACCTCCAGTCGCTCCTGGTGGGTGCAGTCCTGCTCATCCTCGCCTTCATGAGCCTGATGCTCGGGGTGATCTCGGACCTCATCCGTGCGAACCGCGTCCTGATCGAGGACAACCTCGAGCACACCAAGCGTTCCCGGTTCCAGGTGCCGTTCCCCGGCGCGGACATGTCCTCCCCTCCGGCTCCCCCTCCGTCGCTCGTCCCTGATCGGGCGGCCGACTCCTGA